The proteins below are encoded in one region of Edaphobacter bradus:
- the queG gene encoding tRNA epoxyqueuosine(34) reductase QueG has translation MEWTPELEQWLREQTALAGFDAAGVAPVAAPESPSERLSAERFADWVDAGRAGEMEYLKRRDERGVLLRSGVQVAMPWARSVVVCAVNYNAAAPLSIDPALPGTGWIARYAWSGKQSSERREGAAEESAFAPTDYHDELLARLRQIEQALHERFGCETRCYVDTGPLVERTIAEQAGIGWIGKNTCVLTQQLGSWLLLAVIVTSMPVAESVPLQIAADRCGSCTRCIDACPTGALVAPREMDASRCIAYLTIEKKGAIPEDLREPMGRQVFGCDICQDVCPWNRSAPVTPREGMLPRPELMNPALDWLASLDEPAFRRWFKGSPLERTRRKRLHRNVAIAMGNSGEQGFLPQLDEWSAAEDPILAETAQWAARRIRSREEDCQPAALASSPKA, from the coding sequence GTGGAGTGGACTCCTGAGCTTGAGCAGTGGCTGCGTGAGCAGACTGCCTTGGCGGGCTTTGACGCTGCCGGGGTCGCCCCGGTCGCGGCCCCGGAAAGCCCCTCCGAACGCCTCTCCGCGGAGCGCTTTGCTGACTGGGTTGATGCTGGCCGTGCCGGCGAGATGGAGTACCTCAAGCGGCGCGACGAGCGCGGCGTCCTGCTTCGCAGCGGAGTGCAGGTTGCGATGCCCTGGGCGCGGTCGGTCGTCGTCTGTGCAGTGAACTACAACGCCGCAGCGCCGTTGTCGATCGACCCTGCGCTCCCCGGCACAGGCTGGATCGCCCGCTATGCATGGAGCGGCAAGCAGAGCAGCGAGCGGCGCGAGGGAGCAGCGGAAGAGAGTGCGTTCGCTCCCACCGACTACCACGACGAGTTGCTGGCCCGCCTTCGACAGATCGAGCAGGCGCTGCACGAGCGCTTCGGCTGCGAGACGCGTTGCTACGTCGACACCGGGCCGCTCGTCGAGCGCACTATCGCGGAACAAGCCGGCATCGGATGGATCGGCAAGAACACATGCGTCCTCACCCAGCAGCTCGGCTCGTGGCTGCTCCTGGCGGTCATCGTTACCTCGATGCCCGTCGCGGAGAGTGTGCCGCTGCAGATTGCCGCCGACCGCTGCGGCTCCTGCACGCGCTGCATCGACGCCTGCCCCACCGGAGCCCTCGTCGCGCCGCGCGAGATGGACGCCTCTCGCTGCATCGCCTACCTCACCATCGAGAAGAAGGGCGCCATCCCCGAAGATCTCCGCGAGCCTATGGGCCGCCAGGTCTTCGGCTGCGACATCTGCCAGGATGTCTGCCCCTGGAACCGCAGCGCTCCGGTTACTCCGCGCGAGGGCATGCTGCCCCGGCCCGAACTCATGAACCCCGCTCTCGACTGGCTGGCCTCGCTCGACGAGCCCGCCTTCCGCCGTTGGTTCAAGGGCTCGCCGCTCGAGCGCACGCGCCGCAAGCGCCTTCACCGCAACGTCGCGATCGCCATGGGCAATAGCGGTGAGCAGGGCTTTCTACCGCAGTTAGACGAGTGGAGCGCCGCTGAAGACCCCATCCTCGCCGAGACGGCGCAATGGGCTGCCCGTCGGATTCGAAGCCGTGAGGAGGATTGTCAACCTGCAGCTTTGGCATCATCTCCCAAGGCGTGA
- a CDS encoding YihY/virulence factor BrkB family protein, giving the protein MPPNPSPIQPDASPVSPKQVESPASTDLAESPGSKTQSTKARSEGEKVKSKSIAEVKPVIREAGLGVPFAEIIRYLARTDVHTYAFSVAANTILSLFPFIVLLLTLTRAVFHSRAMEQVVAEMLKSFLPTGQDFVLRNMQLLAHPRKSTQFFSLFMLLVTSTGVFLPLEVALNSVWGVKKNRSYLRNQAVSLGLAFGMGALAMASVAFTSSARVVLTWVFFGHTENIFFAFASFWFLQVCAVAASILLFFFIYWILPNRKVPARAVLPTAIVVGLLWELAKVLYIHALPLLDFQGVYGPFYISVGLMMWAFLSGLLLLAGAHFSATRYTLRMARQSELEENHAIR; this is encoded by the coding sequence GTGCCCCCCAATCCATCCCCCATCCAGCCGGACGCCTCGCCGGTATCGCCGAAGCAGGTTGAATCGCCGGCCTCGACAGATCTTGCTGAGTCGCCTGGGTCCAAGACCCAGTCCACTAAGGCCCGGTCCGAGGGCGAGAAAGTAAAATCCAAGTCCATTGCAGAGGTGAAGCCGGTCATCCGTGAGGCCGGCCTCGGAGTCCCGTTCGCCGAGATCATTCGTTATCTCGCGCGAACTGACGTCCACACCTACGCCTTCAGCGTTGCCGCCAATACCATCCTGTCGCTCTTTCCCTTCATCGTTCTCCTTTTAACTCTTACTCGTGCCGTCTTCCACTCCCGCGCCATGGAGCAGGTCGTCGCCGAAATGTTGAAGAGCTTCCTTCCCACGGGACAGGACTTCGTCCTGCGCAACATGCAGTTGCTCGCGCATCCCCGCAAGAGCACGCAGTTCTTCTCCCTCTTCATGCTCCTCGTCACCTCCACCGGAGTCTTTCTTCCGCTCGAGGTTGCGCTCAACAGTGTCTGGGGAGTTAAAAAGAACCGCAGTTATCTTCGCAATCAGGCCGTCTCGTTAGGTCTGGCCTTCGGCATGGGCGCGCTTGCCATGGCCTCAGTGGCCTTTACCTCCAGCGCGCGCGTTGTGCTCACCTGGGTCTTCTTTGGACACACGGAGAATATCTTCTTCGCGTTTGCGTCCTTCTGGTTCCTCCAGGTCTGCGCCGTCGCGGCCAGCATCCTTTTGTTCTTCTTTATCTACTGGATTCTCCCTAACCGCAAGGTCCCTGCGCGCGCAGTGCTACCGACGGCCATCGTCGTCGGCCTGCTCTGGGAGTTGGCCAAGGTTCTCTACATCCACGCGCTGCCGTTGCTCGACTTTCAGGGCGTCTACGGGCCGTTTTATATCTCAGTTGGATTAATGATGTGGGCGTTCCTCTCCGGCCTGCTACTGTTAGCGGGAGCCCACTTCTCGGCCACCCGCTACACCCTCAGGATGGCGCGGCAGTCCGAACTCGAGGAGAACCATGCAATCCGCTGA
- a CDS encoding PP2C family protein-serine/threonine phosphatase, with protein MQSAESPVQRWLKQWSPSGLAGAALWLAAWFCLLFALRRLPGAIGTFFSVIQFFVGVALAVVAIPLLTRIVRRRMLWSLRNKLVVTYLLIGLAPVVLFVTLVLVSAYVAAGQFSIHLVDSRVQEELGQLSSDNAHRTERIALILQQGMLVRNAPNMDWTVGLDTPNLKLRRETSAYLNGAPVDTGSHRDKTPLGLPPWAAELEGGHFQGLVLDGRDLYLVGLNQQRLNDGRVLSVVSSLPVDSAMMDLLSKGLGHAQLFVERFGSSATPQIQKSAERKIEQKAREAAQRDAPLPRELSVGGGSQPPGVNLADVQVHFLSTLGMIDWETGEHDSVPIKVDSRPSLLYNQLFGASLGGIVTNVYRVGLLILCILFGVIELLALIMAIRLSRTITASVADLYEATQKIDRGELDHRIGVQRTDQLAELSRSFNTMTGSLQRLLVEQKEKERLQNEISIAQEVQANLFPQSITSLDTLELHGVCRPARSVSGDYYDFLVFYEEARNGTPRREIGLGIAIGDISGKGISAALLMATLHSAVRAYRFASEELVYSESVVAGLTASRDENGRDCDELFQSPGRILSLLNRHLYRSTQPEKYATLFLAHYNAANAQLTYSNAGQLPPLVLGRDGTIRRLDRGGTVVGLIDGMQYDEDTFTMKSGDILVAYSDGVTEPENDFGEFGEERLMEVVRRYREQPLHIISAQVMQALDAWIGADEQPDDITLVLARQV; from the coding sequence ATGCAATCCGCTGAGTCCCCAGTCCAGCGATGGCTGAAGCAATGGTCGCCCTCCGGCCTGGCCGGCGCGGCGCTGTGGCTCGCTGCGTGGTTCTGCCTGCTCTTCGCACTGCGTCGTTTGCCGGGCGCGATAGGAACATTCTTCAGCGTCATTCAGTTCTTCGTCGGCGTTGCGCTTGCAGTCGTCGCTATTCCTCTGCTCACGCGCATTGTGCGGCGTCGCATGCTCTGGAGCCTCCGCAACAAACTCGTCGTTACGTACCTGCTCATCGGGCTAGCTCCGGTGGTGCTGTTTGTGACGCTCGTGCTCGTCTCGGCTTACGTCGCTGCAGGTCAGTTTTCGATTCACCTGGTGGACTCCCGCGTTCAGGAGGAACTGGGCCAGCTCAGCAGCGATAACGCCCACCGCACCGAACGGATTGCTCTCATCCTTCAGCAGGGCATGCTGGTTCGGAATGCCCCCAACATGGACTGGACGGTCGGGCTCGACACGCCCAATCTCAAACTGCGCCGCGAAACGTCGGCTTATCTCAACGGAGCGCCCGTCGACACAGGGAGCCACCGCGACAAGACCCCGCTCGGCCTGCCTCCGTGGGCCGCAGAGCTTGAGGGCGGGCATTTTCAAGGACTCGTCCTCGACGGCAGGGACCTATACCTGGTCGGGCTGAATCAGCAGCGGCTGAACGATGGTCGCGTGCTGAGCGTCGTCAGTAGCCTGCCCGTCGACAGCGCAATGATGGATCTGCTTTCGAAGGGGCTCGGGCACGCCCAGCTCTTCGTCGAGCGCTTCGGCTCCAGCGCAACCCCCCAGATCCAGAAGAGTGCAGAACGGAAGATTGAGCAGAAGGCCCGCGAGGCGGCCCAGCGCGACGCTCCGCTCCCTCGTGAGCTGTCCGTCGGCGGCGGCTCACAGCCTCCCGGAGTCAATCTCGCCGACGTCCAGGTACACTTTCTCTCAACGCTCGGCATGATCGACTGGGAGACCGGCGAGCACGACAGCGTTCCCATCAAAGTCGATTCGCGTCCGTCCTTGCTCTACAACCAACTCTTCGGAGCTTCGCTGGGCGGGATCGTCACTAATGTCTACCGCGTCGGTCTGCTCATCCTCTGCATCCTCTTCGGCGTCATTGAGCTTCTGGCGCTGATCATGGCCATCCGGCTGAGCCGAACGATCACAGCCTCGGTCGCAGATCTCTATGAGGCCACGCAGAAGATCGATCGCGGCGAGCTCGACCACCGTATCGGCGTCCAGCGCACGGACCAACTCGCCGAACTCAGCCGCTCCTTCAACACGATGACCGGCTCGCTCCAGCGCCTTCTCGTCGAGCAGAAGGAGAAAGAGCGGCTCCAGAACGAGATCTCCATCGCACAGGAGGTCCAGGCCAACCTCTTCCCACAGAGCATCACGAGTCTCGACACGCTGGAGCTGCACGGAGTCTGCCGCCCGGCGCGCTCCGTCAGCGGCGACTACTATGATTTCCTCGTCTTCTACGAGGAGGCGCGCAACGGCACGCCGCGCCGCGAGATCGGTCTCGGCATCGCCATCGGCGATATCAGCGGCAAGGGAATCTCCGCCGCCCTGCTCATGGCGACGCTGCACTCCGCCGTGCGCGCCTATCGCTTCGCCAGTGAAGAACTCGTCTACAGCGAGTCTGTCGTCGCTGGCCTGACGGCGAGCCGCGATGAGAACGGCCGCGACTGCGATGAACTCTTCCAGTCGCCGGGCCGCATTCTCTCGCTGCTCAACCGCCACCTGTACCGCAGCACCCAGCCCGAGAAGTACGCGACGCTCTTCCTGGCCCACTACAACGCAGCGAACGCTCAGCTCACGTACTCCAACGCCGGGCAGCTTCCGCCGCTCGTGCTGGGCCGTGACGGAACCATCCGGCGGCTCGATCGCGGAGGCACGGTTGTAGGTCTCATCGACGGCATGCAGTACGACGAGGACACCTTCACGATGAAGTCCGGAGATATTCTCGTCGCCTACTCCGACGGCGTTACGGAACCAGAGAACGACTTTGGTGAGTTCGGCGAGGAGCGCCTTATGGAGGTCGTCCGCCGCTACCGCGAGCAGCCCCTCCACATCATCTCCGCCCAGGTCATGCAGGCCCTCGATGCGTGGATCGGAGCCGACGAGCAGCCGGACGATATCACGCTCGTCCTTGCCCGCCAGGTTTAA
- a CDS encoding YncE family protein, whose protein sequence is MISGCRRNSFPDVPAGYREYAFVSNGASNTVSVLDLVNLRQDRTLRVGDNPSGMAVNPQRNEIYVVNTKSGTVSVLDAEGIRVAATIPVHRDPYFISVDGAGRRAYVANSGSNNVSVIDLERRREIAIAGTGEQPGLARIAPDGRSLVVTNRGSGSVSVFAVGAYDAAPQQILRLRAAFPGCPGATDAVILPDSSKAFVACSGGHQAMAISLAAVPDSWAAKQDPSLMTDHMLALLDVGAAPVHLAMKPDGGEIFVSNFGSDSISEISTWTNEVGGTYMIGTKPVRGIVSRDNSALWVTNFGADSVSLYSIDDGRLVNSIHTGSAPDALAFSADEHLLLAADAHSGDVAVIRTQGRLGATLFTMLPAGSGPNDIIVKSFLIKQ, encoded by the coding sequence TTGATTTCAGGCTGCCGTCGTAACAGCTTCCCCGATGTACCGGCGGGATACCGTGAGTATGCCTTTGTCAGCAATGGGGCGTCGAACACTGTCAGCGTTCTGGATCTCGTCAACCTCCGTCAGGACCGCACCCTGCGGGTCGGGGACAATCCCTCGGGCATGGCTGTGAATCCGCAGCGCAACGAGATCTATGTCGTCAATACAAAATCGGGTACGGTCTCAGTTCTGGATGCCGAAGGCATTCGAGTCGCGGCGACGATTCCCGTGCATCGTGACCCCTACTTCATCAGTGTGGATGGCGCCGGACGCCGGGCCTATGTCGCGAATTCAGGCTCGAACAACGTCAGCGTGATCGACCTTGAGAGGCGGCGCGAGATAGCTATTGCCGGTACCGGGGAGCAGCCAGGACTGGCGCGCATCGCGCCGGACGGGCGTTCGCTGGTGGTAACTAATCGCGGAAGCGGTAGCGTCTCGGTCTTTGCGGTGGGGGCGTACGATGCGGCGCCGCAGCAGATTCTGCGGCTCCGCGCGGCCTTTCCGGGGTGTCCGGGAGCCACAGACGCTGTGATCCTGCCGGACTCCTCGAAGGCATTCGTAGCGTGTTCGGGGGGACATCAGGCCATGGCAATCAGCCTGGCAGCCGTGCCGGACTCATGGGCGGCAAAACAGGACCCATCGCTGATGACCGATCACATGTTGGCCCTTCTCGATGTCGGAGCGGCGCCGGTCCATCTGGCGATGAAGCCTGATGGCGGCGAGATCTTCGTCTCCAACTTCGGTTCGGACAGCATCTCTGAGATCTCGACTTGGACCAACGAGGTCGGCGGGACGTACATGATCGGCACCAAGCCGGTCCGCGGGATCGTGAGCAGGGACAACAGCGCGCTCTGGGTGACGAACTTCGGTGCCGACTCGGTCAGCCTGTATAGCATCGATGACGGAAGGCTTGTAAACAGCATCCATACCGGCTCGGCGCCCGACGCCCTGGCCTTTTCGGCAGATGAGCACCTTCTGCTCGCGGCGGATGCGCACTCCGGCGACGTGGCGGTGATCCGGACGCAGGGGAGGCTGGGAGCGACACTGTTCACGATGCTTCCTGCCGGAAGCGGGCCAAACGACATTATCGTGAAGTCGTTTTTGATTAAGCAGTAG